In Vanessa atalanta chromosome 29, ilVanAtal1.2, whole genome shotgun sequence, a genomic segment contains:
- the LOC125074983 gene encoding esterase E4-like isoform X3 has protein sequence MTESPIVRVEEGELQGKLVNSPSGKAFYSFQGIPYAKPPIGSLRFKAPQPPEPWDGVREATSEGNSCAQIEPFFHKEYLGDENCLFLNVYTPSVDGEFLPVMVFIHGGGFRMGSSSTSLFGADYLVEKDVVIVTINYRCGPLGFLCLNTPDVPGNAGAKDIVQALRWVKENINNFGGNSGNLTVFGKSCGSALVTLLTASPLTKNLINKAIIQSGTALNTWAIQRSPIENATALAKELGCESIAIDEIYEFLSTTPVKDIVEAYERMSPLVGTMDKTLNPFAPVVEKEFPGVEAFLTEPFVDVLTSGRVADIPVMIGSTAVEVALVHDTDDLQSYIPKDLNIERNSDEALAIAEKIKALYFKGDVSSDESFNDRAHLLSDCLYNINMHRYIKYLLNNTNKPIYFYKFDYNSELDWSNHFLKSLDLKRAGHVDEVGYLFKNDLEKEVEPQDVKMRERLLRLWTNFAKGGNPTPDENHYLPVTWLPVTKDNLCYLNIGNELSLATNPDQEKMEFWDKLYGKYYKIWDHPATNESIVPISERIEYSTAPVIVEETIITTSTVVNNVETTETQVLVNVQETVELNEEIKGLIIDDNEAVHQNNVVDVPTEEIAVPDNVVDSHTLDNLVQEEVEPTEVQVVEQPEDFGINIVEIQQKFETPQNGVEEIKFNGNSEKKPRPSNEIKMVPSNNVNPKDVIRANDPPEDDLPKNIGVNKFVNFFESLGGKK, from the exons GCCCCACAGCCACCAGAACCATGGGACGGTGTACGCGAGGCCACTTCAGAAGGAAACAGCTGCGCTCAAATTGAACCATTCTTCCACAAAGAGTACTTGGGGGATGAAAATTGTCTCTTCCTAAATGTTTACACGCCAAGTGTGGACGGGGAATTCCTGCCCGTTATGGTTTTCATTCACGGTGGCGGTTTTCGTATGGGATCGAGCAGTACTAGCTTATTTGGTGCAGATTATTTAGTAGAAAAAGATGTAGTTATTGTTACTATTAACTATAGATGCGGACCTCTAGGTTTCCTGTGTCTGAACACTCCCGACGTACCCGGAAATGCAGGCGCTAAAGATATCGTACAGGCTCTTCGATGGGTAAAAGAGAACATAAATAATTTCGGAGGTAACTCCGGCAATCTAACTGTATTCGGTAAAAGTTGTGGTAGTGCTTTGGTCACGCTCCTCACAGCGAGTCCATTGACgaagaatttaataaacaaagctATTATTCAATCCGGTACAGCGTTGAATACTTGGGCGATTCAAAGAAGTCCAATAGAAAATGCAACAGCTTTAGCCAAAGAGCTGGGCTGCGAATCGATAGCTATCGATGAAATTTATGAGTTTCTATCGACAACACCAGTCAAAGACATTGTAGAGGCGTACGAGAGGATGTCACCTTTAGTCGGTACAATGGATAAGACGTTGAATCCATTCGCACCGGTCGTCGAAAAAGAATTTCCAGGTGTCGAAGCTTTCCTAACTGAACCATTCGTAGATGTACTAACATCTGGTCGAGTAGCTGATATACCAGTTATGATCGGTTCGACTGCTGTAGAAGTCGCTTTAGTTCACGACACAGACGATTTACAATCGTACATTCCAAAGGACTTGAACATTGAAAGGAATTCAGATGAAGCTTTAGCTATTGCTGAGAAAATAAAGGCATTATACTTCAAAGGTGATGTTTCGAGCGATGAAAGCTTTAACGATAGAGCTCATTTATTATCTGATTGTCTATACAATATCAATATGCACCGTTATATCAAGTACCTCCTTAATAACACAAATAAGCCGATTTATTTCTACAAATTTGATTACAATAGTGAATTGGACTGGAGCAACCACTTCTTGAAGAGTTTGGACCTGAAACGCGCAGGACATGTGGATGAAGTGGGGTATCTATTCAAGAATGACCTCGAGAAGGAAGTTGAGCCACAGGATGTTAAGATGAGGGAACGCTTGCTGAGGCTGTGGACGAACTTCGCTAAGGGCGG taaCCCCACACCAGATGAAAACCACTACCTTCCAGTAACATGGTTGCCAGTCACCAAAGACAATCTTTGTTATCTTAATATTGGCAATGAATTGTCATTGGCTACGAATCCAGACCAAGAGAAAATGGAATTTTGGGACAAATTATACGGAAAGTACTACAAAATCTGGGATCATCCCGCAACAAATGAAAGTATTGTTCCAATTAGCGAAAGAATTGAATATTCAACGGCTCCAGTAATCGTCGAAGAAACGATTATAACGACATCGACAGTTGTTAACAATGTTGAAACTACAGAGACACAAGTTTTAGTTAACGTGCAAGAGACTGTTGAATTAAACGAAGAAATAAAAGGTTTAATAATCGACGATAATGAAGCTgttcatcaaaataatgtagtcGATGTTCCTACTGAAGAAATCGCGGTACCAGACAATGTAGTTGATTCACACACACTCGACAATCTAGTACAGGAAGAAGTTGAACCCACTGAAGTTCAAGTTGTTGAACAACCAGAAGACTTCGGCATAAATATCGTTGAGATTCAACAGAAATTCGAAACGCCACAGAATGGCGTCGAAGAAATCAAATTCAACGGTAATTCAGAAAAGAAACCGAGGCCgtctaatgaaattaaaatggtgCCAAGCAATAACGTGAATCCTAAAGACGTTATCAGAGCCAACGATCCACCGGAAGACGATTTAC